A single window of Neisseria sp. KEM232 DNA harbors:
- a CDS encoding YbjQ family protein, with product MLITNIETVPGRTIVRHLGLVQGSTVRAKHVGRDIMAGLKNIVGGELKGYTELLNEAREEAIARMSEQARQMGANAVVNVRFSTASVAAGAAEIFAYGTAVVIED from the coding sequence ATGCTCATCACCAATATCGAAACCGTTCCCGGCCGCACCATCGTCCGCCACCTCGGCCTCGTGCAAGGCTCCACCGTCCGCGCCAAACACGTCGGCCGCGACATCATGGCCGGGCTGAAAAACATCGTCGGCGGCGAACTCAAAGGCTATACCGAGCTGTTGAACGAAGCGCGCGAAGAAGCCATAGCCCGCATGAGCGAACAGGCGCGGCAGATGGGCGCGAACGCCGTCGTCAACGTCCGCTTCTCCACCGCCTCCGTCGCCGCCGGTGCGGCGGAAATCTTCGCCTACGGCACCGCCGTCGTCATCGAAGACTAG
- a CDS encoding YbjQ family protein — protein sequence MNQPDNSTASLILAAWPIWASLILIAVGFFTGRHNEKKHLADLERREAELRHIALVAVKHPPPTFAADRLVCGSVVLTSDSFRNLVALLHNLIGGRIGVYETLLERARREALLRLKEKAAALGADTVCNVKIDTVTISQPTDQSKGGLVGTVEILAYGTAGNTAR from the coding sequence GTGAACCAGCCCGACAACAGCACCGCTTCCCTCATCCTCGCCGCCTGGCCGATATGGGCGTCCTTAATCCTCATCGCCGTCGGCTTCTTCACCGGCCGGCACAACGAAAAAAAACACCTCGCCGACCTCGAACGCCGCGAAGCAGAGTTGCGCCACATCGCCCTTGTCGCCGTCAAACACCCGCCGCCAACCTTCGCCGCCGACCGCCTCGTCTGCGGCAGCGTCGTCCTCACCTCCGACAGCTTCCGCAACCTCGTCGCCCTGCTGCACAACCTTATCGGCGGCCGCATCGGCGTGTACGAAACCCTGCTCGAACGCGCGCGCCGCGAAGCCCTGCTGCGCCTGAAAGAAAAAGCCGCCGCCCTCGGCGCGGACACCGTCTGCAACGTCAAAATCGACACTGTCACCATTTCCCAGCCGACCGATCAGAGCAAAGGAGGTCTTGTCGGCACGGTGGAAATCCTCGCCTACGGCACGGCAGGCAATACCGCCCGCTGA
- the mpl gene encoding UDP-N-acetylmuramate:L-alanyl-gamma-D-glutamyl-meso-diaminopimelate ligase — protein sequence MKHIHIIGIGGTFMGGVAAIAKEAGYRVSGCDAKMYPPMSTQLEALGIDVHEGFDAAQLQQYPADMYVIGNVAKRGMEVVEAILNQGLPYTSGPQWLAENVLHKHWVLAVAGTHGKTTTASMLAWVLEFAGLAPGFLIGGVPENFSVSARLPQTPRQDPHSKSPFFVIEADEYDTAFFDKRSKFVHYRPRTAVLNNLEYDHADIFPDLAAIQTQFHHLVRTIPSDGLIAANGREQSLRDTLDKGCWTPVETFGTADGWQVGEVFDGGAFDVLFQGKKAGHIAWNLMGEHNRMNALAVIAAARHAGVDVQTACAALSAFKNVKRRMEIKGEANGVTVYDDFAHHPTAIATTVAGLRQRIGSARILAVLEPRSNTMKLGTMKAALPGSFAEADQVFCYAGGVDWDVAEALAPLGGKLHVGKDFDAFVAEIARNAKQGDHILVMSNGGFGGIHGRLLEALKQD from the coding sequence ATGAAACACATCCACATTATCGGCATCGGCGGCACATTTATGGGCGGCGTGGCCGCGATTGCCAAAGAGGCGGGCTACAGAGTCAGCGGTTGCGACGCGAAAATGTATCCGCCGATGAGCACCCAGCTTGAAGCCTTGGGCATCGACGTACACGAAGGTTTCGACGCGGCGCAGTTGCAGCAGTATCCGGCCGATATGTATGTGATCGGCAACGTGGCCAAGCGCGGCATGGAGGTGGTGGAAGCCATTTTGAACCAAGGCCTGCCCTACACATCCGGCCCGCAATGGCTGGCGGAAAACGTGTTGCACAAGCATTGGGTGCTGGCCGTGGCCGGTACGCACGGAAAAACCACCACCGCCTCGATGCTTGCGTGGGTACTCGAATTTGCCGGACTCGCGCCGGGCTTTCTTATCGGCGGCGTGCCGGAAAATTTCAGCGTGTCCGCCCGCCTGCCGCAAACGCCGCGCCAAGACCCGCATTCAAAATCGCCGTTTTTCGTGATTGAGGCCGACGAATACGACACCGCCTTTTTCGACAAACGCTCCAAATTCGTCCACTACCGCCCGCGCACGGCCGTGTTGAACAACCTCGAATACGACCATGCCGACATCTTCCCCGACTTGGCCGCGATTCAAACCCAGTTCCACCACCTTGTCCGCACCATCCCTTCAGACGGCCTGATTGCCGCCAACGGTCGCGAACAAAGCCTGCGAGACACGCTCGACAAAGGCTGCTGGACACCCGTGGAAACCTTCGGCACGGCCGACGGCTGGCAGGTGGGCGAAGTGTTTGACGGCGGCGCGTTTGACGTGTTGTTCCAAGGCAAAAAGGCCGGACACATCGCGTGGAACCTGATGGGCGAACACAACCGCATGAACGCGCTGGCCGTGATTGCCGCCGCCCGCCACGCCGGCGTGGACGTTCAGACGGCCTGCGCAGCCCTGAGCGCGTTTAAAAACGTGAAGCGGCGCATGGAAATCAAAGGCGAAGCAAACGGCGTAACCGTGTACGACGATTTCGCCCACCACCCCACCGCCATCGCAACCACCGTGGCCGGTTTGCGCCAGCGTATCGGCAGCGCAAGGATTCTGGCCGTGCTCGAGCCGCGTTCCAACACCATGAAACTCGGCACGATGAAAGCCGCGCTGCCTGGGAGTTTCGCCGAAGCCGACCAAGTGTTCTGCTACGCCGGCGGCGTGGACTGGGACGTGGCCGAAGCCCTCGCCCCGCTGGGCGGCAAGCTGCACGTTGGCAAAGATTTTGACGCATTCGTCGCCGAAATCGCCCGCAACGCCAAACAGGGCGACCATATTTTGGTGATGAGCAACGGCGGCTTCGGCGGCATACACGGCAGGCTGCTGGAAGCGTTGAAACAAGATTAG
- a CDS encoding AbrB/MazE/SpoVT family DNA-binding domain-containing protein, giving the protein MLRLQKWGNSAAVRLPAEMLKQLGMKIGDSLETEIRDNELIVRAVSRPRYQLADLLAEMQQEPPRTEGWEAMPDAGEEVL; this is encoded by the coding sequence ATGTTGAGATTGCAAAAATGGGGCAACAGCGCGGCCGTGCGCCTGCCTGCCGAAATGCTGAAACAGCTTGGCATGAAAATCGGCGACAGTTTGGAAACCGAAATCCGCGACAACGAACTGATTGTCAGAGCCGTGAGCCGTCCGCGCTACCAACTGGCCGATTTGCTGGCCGAAATGCAGCAGGAGCCGCCGCGCACAGAGGGCTGGGAAGCGATGCCAGATGCCGGTGAAGAGGTGTTGTGA
- a CDS encoding DUF6796 family protein, which yields MGKTDAAAEAERPSEKRGGHAVATQPLLAAGALAAVCWAAADMLLVGFVPAPEKYPLLSQTLAADLDGKADLALLMLDGSPERLFWGVLPATFSVALYLAAAFGAYRLMRRGRAAACCFALLFAAYALSPLGHAGFYYLGMSAQTLPNAAPADHALLLAQFAAFYRMLAVHWWASVGCAAAAFLILLVQTLRGQTSLPRRAAWFNPLPVGALIAVLCSLFPQSVAAAAVGGATFNLAQLAFFLSALFCLRRQKAV from the coding sequence ATGGGCAAAACAGATGCGGCGGCCGAAGCGGAAAGGCCGTCTGAAAAACGCGGCGGCCATGCCGTTGCCACGCAGCCGCTGCTGGCGGCGGGCGCGTTGGCGGCGGTCTGCTGGGCGGCGGCGGATATGCTGCTGGTGGGCTTTGTGCCCGCGCCGGAAAAATATCCGCTGCTGTCGCAAACGCTGGCGGCGGATTTGGATGGAAAAGCGGATTTGGCCTTGCTGATGCTGGACGGTTCGCCCGAACGGCTGTTTTGGGGCGTATTGCCCGCCACGTTCTCTGTGGCACTGTATCTGGCCGCCGCTTTCGGAGCGTACCGGCTGATGCGGCGGGGCAGGGCGGCGGCGTGCTGTTTTGCGCTGTTGTTTGCGGCTTACGCGCTCTCGCCGCTGGGGCATGCGGGTTTTTACTATCTGGGTATGTCGGCGCAGACGCTGCCGAATGCCGCGCCTGCCGACCATGCGCTGCTGCTGGCGCAGTTTGCCGCTTTCTACCGTATGCTCGCCGTCCATTGGTGGGCTTCTGTGGGCTGCGCGGCGGCGGCATTTCTGATTCTGCTGGTGCAGACCCTGCGCGGGCAAACCAGCCTGCCGCGGCGGGCGGCATGGTTCAACCCGCTGCCTGTCGGGGCGCTGATTGCCGTTTTGTGCAGCCTGTTTCCCCAATCCGTTGCCGCGGCAGCCGTCGGCGGCGCAACTTTCAATCTGGCGCAGCTGGCGTTTTTCCTGTCGGCGCTGTTTTGTCTGCGGCGGCAAAAGGCCGTCTGA
- a CDS encoding DUF4189 domain-containing protein, with protein sequence MGWAINESSRERAEQAALNECRKYGGVNCKIEVWVRNGCFAGVQGKQGKKNGVVFMTKASNAEAAALHECKKAGISHCQIFVPESCSIPSRSDL encoded by the coding sequence TTGGGGTGGGCGATCAATGAAAGCTCCAGAGAGAGGGCGGAACAAGCTGCATTGAATGAGTGTAGAAAATATGGTGGCGTCAACTGCAAAATTGAAGTTTGGGTGCGTAATGGTTGTTTTGCCGGGGTACAAGGGAAACAGGGCAAGAAAAATGGTGTTGTTTTTATGACTAAGGCAAGTAATGCAGAAGCAGCAGCATTGCATGAATGTAAGAAAGCGGGAATAAGTCATTGCCAGATTTTTGTTCCTGAGTCTTGCTCAATTCCTTCACGTTCCGATTTATAA
- a CDS encoding hemolysin family protein gives MTILQALFVLVLLITVSAFVSSAELSLASARKIKLQVMAKDGGDTRALDVLNMQQQPGSFITIVQIGLNAVAILAGIVGEAAVRPYFASFFNRFGSWGETAAPLLTFVLVTGSFILVADLMPKRLAMTYPEAVAVRIVRPMMFLIFLLKPFVWIFDGLANAVFKLLKIPTVRQEQLTSEDIYAVVDAGAQAGVLKEQEHYLIENIFDMQERTVTSTMNTREYIAYFDKNDDSDTVIAAMSEKPHNKFLVCDGDLERVIGYIESHTLLTLFLKEKNVRLTDKRVLRKVLFIPDTLSLFDVLETFKTSGEDFAVVVNEYALVVGVVTLKDVMSIVMGELVNTEEEPQIIRRTEDTWLVDGATPLADVMRALDIEAFPNSENYETIAGFMMYSLRKIPKRTDSVVYGPYKFEIIDTENLKIDQLLVTRQEAARE, from the coding sequence ATGACCATCCTCCAAGCCCTTTTCGTCCTCGTGCTGCTGATTACCGTCAGCGCATTCGTTTCCAGTGCCGAACTCTCGCTGGCCTCGGCGCGCAAAATCAAGCTGCAAGTGATGGCCAAAGACGGCGGCGACACCCGCGCGCTCGACGTACTCAATATGCAGCAGCAGCCGGGCAGCTTCATCACCATCGTCCAAATCGGCCTCAACGCCGTGGCGATTCTGGCCGGTATTGTCGGCGAAGCGGCGGTGCGGCCGTATTTCGCGTCGTTTTTCAACCGCTTCGGAAGCTGGGGCGAAACCGCCGCGCCGCTGCTCACCTTCGTTCTGGTAACCGGCAGCTTCATCCTTGTGGCCGACCTGATGCCCAAACGGCTGGCCATGACCTATCCCGAAGCCGTGGCCGTGCGCATCGTGCGGCCGATGATGTTTCTGATTTTCCTGTTGAAACCCTTTGTCTGGATATTCGACGGCCTGGCCAACGCCGTGTTCAAACTGCTGAAAATCCCCACCGTGCGCCAAGAGCAACTCACCTCCGAAGACATCTACGCCGTGGTCGATGCCGGCGCGCAGGCCGGCGTTTTAAAAGAGCAGGAGCACTATCTGATCGAAAACATCTTCGACATGCAGGAGCGCACCGTCACCTCCACCATGAACACCCGCGAATACATCGCCTATTTCGACAAAAACGACGACAGCGACACCGTGATCGCCGCCATGTCAGAAAAGCCGCACAACAAATTCCTCGTCTGCGACGGCGATTTGGAGCGCGTGATCGGCTACATCGAATCGCACACCCTGCTCACCCTGTTTCTCAAAGAAAAAAACGTGCGCCTCACCGACAAACGCGTGCTGCGCAAAGTGCTGTTCATCCCCGACACGCTCTCGCTGTTCGACGTTTTGGAAACCTTCAAAACCTCGGGCGAAGATTTTGCCGTCGTCGTCAACGAATACGCGCTGGTGGTCGGCGTGGTAACGCTCAAAGACGTGATGAGCATCGTGATGGGCGAACTCGTCAACACCGAAGAAGAGCCGCAAATCATCCGCCGCACCGAAGACACCTGGCTGGTGGACGGCGCGACCCCGCTGGCCGACGTGATGCGCGCCCTCGACATCGAAGCCTTCCCCAACTCGGAAAACTACGAAACCATCGCCGGCTTCATGATGTACTCCCTGCGCAAAATCCCCAAGCGCACCGATTCCGTCGTCTACGGCCCTTACAAATTCGAAATCATCGACACCGAAAACCTGAAAATCGACCAGCTTCTGGTGACACGGCAGGAAGCCGCGCGGGAATAA
- a CDS encoding type II toxin-antitoxin system PemK/MazF family toxin, translating to MYIPDRGDIFHLAFDPAVGSEMKGGHYALALSPKAFNRATGLVFACPISQGGAMQARSSGMVSTLLGTGTDTQGNVHCHQLKSLDWKIRRATFKETVPDYVLDDVLARIGAVLFD from the coding sequence ATGTACATTCCCGACCGTGGCGACATTTTCCATTTGGCGTTTGACCCCGCCGTCGGCAGCGAAATGAAAGGCGGCCATTACGCTCTGGCCTTATCGCCCAAAGCGTTCAACCGCGCCACCGGATTGGTGTTTGCCTGCCCGATTTCTCAGGGCGGCGCGATGCAGGCCAGAAGCAGCGGCATGGTTTCCACGCTGCTGGGCACGGGAACGGATACGCAGGGAAACGTCCATTGCCACCAACTCAAATCGCTGGACTGGAAAATCCGCCGCGCCACATTTAAAGAAACCGTACCCGATTATGTATTGGACGACGTATTGGCGCGTATCGGCGCAGTTTTGTTTGATTGA
- a CDS encoding UPF0149 family protein: protein MTPQQTIAQLLNAHAAEGAAMRDDEVQAYLTAWASGPDDITDNLPQISADIIGDSPLNDEDKARVGQAVSAWAEELRQAWAQKQPPALLLHEYDNGEPDYFSWCNAYLYALDTTPTDWFAAIDDEEFEDLFYPLMALGGIYEEDDVLSDLDDSEIRSLQDEVPHAVRDIHAYWHAVKNKPQTVRREGAKTGRNDPCPCGSGKKYKACCGRN, encoded by the coding sequence ATGACCCCGCAACAAACCATCGCACAACTGCTCAACGCCCATGCCGCCGAAGGCGCGGCCATGCGCGACGACGAAGTCCAAGCCTATCTCACCGCTTGGGCAAGCGGCCCGGACGACATCACCGACAACCTGCCGCAAATCAGCGCCGACATCATCGGCGACTCCCCCTTGAACGACGAAGACAAAGCCCGCGTCGGCCAAGCCGTGAGCGCATGGGCGGAAGAATTGCGGCAGGCGTGGGCGCAGAAACAGCCGCCCGCGCTGCTACTGCACGAATACGACAACGGCGAACCCGACTACTTTTCCTGGTGCAACGCCTACCTCTACGCCCTCGACACCACGCCGACCGACTGGTTTGCCGCCATCGACGACGAAGAGTTTGAAGACCTGTTCTACCCGCTGATGGCACTGGGCGGCATTTACGAAGAAGACGACGTCCTCTCCGATTTGGACGACAGCGAAATCCGCAGCCTGCAAGACGAAGTCCCCCATGCCGTGCGCGACATCCACGCCTACTGGCACGCGGTGAAAAACAAGCCGCAAACCGTGCGCCGCGAAGGAGCGAAAACCGGCCGCAACGACCCCTGCCCCTGCGGCAGCGGCAAAAAATACAAAGCCTGCTGCGGCAGGAACTAA
- a CDS encoding NAD(P)H-hydrate epimerase, giving the protein MKIYTSQQMREREQAAVDKGATFEGLMENAGQAAAADLLRRLPEAGHALIVCGKGNNGSDGLVIARVLQAAGWCADIAFVAGSGLSELAELNRRRLQGLANIEIIAADELEGRLKSGYTLIIDGIFGTGFTGALPANIAAVCRLLNRSDGLKAALDIPTGLNCDSGTADKDTFRADITYAFAAYKPAHLREAGRAYCGETVCLDIGID; this is encoded by the coding sequence ATGAAAATCTACACATCGCAACAAATGCGCGAGCGCGAGCAGGCTGCCGTGGATAAGGGTGCAACGTTTGAAGGACTGATGGAAAACGCGGGGCAAGCAGCTGCGGCGGATTTGCTGCGGCGGCTGCCCGAGGCGGGGCATGCACTGATTGTGTGCGGCAAGGGCAACAACGGTAGCGACGGCCTCGTTATCGCGCGGGTGTTGCAGGCGGCGGGCTGGTGCGCGGACATTGCGTTTGTAGCGGGCAGTGGTTTGTCGGAATTGGCCGAACTCAACCGCCGCCGTTTGCAAGGGTTGGCAAACATCGAAATTATCGCCGCTGACGAACTCGAAGGCCGTCTGAAAAGCGGTTACACGCTGATTATCGACGGCATTTTCGGCACGGGCTTTACCGGCGCGCTGCCCGCAAACATTGCCGCCGTCTGCCGCCTGCTGAACCGTTCAGACGGCCTCAAAGCTGCGCTCGACATCCCTACAGGTTTGAACTGCGACAGCGGCACGGCCGACAAAGACACCTTCCGCGCCGACATCACCTACGCCTTCGCCGCTTACAAACCCGCGCATTTGAGAGAAGCGGGCAGGGCATATTGCGGCGAAACCGTGTGTCTGGACATCGGCATAGACTGA
- the ilvD gene encoding dihydroxy-acid dehydratase, translated as MPDYRSKTSTHGRNMAGARALWRATGMMETDFGKPIIAIANSFTQFVPGHVHLHNMGQLVAREIEKAGAVAKEFNTIAVDDGIAMGHSGMLYSLPSRDLIADSIEYMVNAHCADALVCISNCDKITPGMLIASMRLNIPTIFVSGGPMEAGKVLGVANIQPERRLDLVDAMIDAADDNVSDAAIDEIEQNACPTCGSCSGMFTANSMNCLTEALGLSLPGNGSYLATHAGRKELFLEAGRMIVDITKRYYEQNDESVLPRSIATKKAFENAMTMDIAMGGSTNTILHLLAVAHEAGVDFKMADIDRLSRQVPCICKTAPNNHDYYMEDVHRAGGIFAILKELDKAGKLHTDVYTIHAPTLKDAIEKWDVTNPENTHAIERFKAAPGGVRTTQAFSQNRMWKTLDLDRANGCIRDVEHAYSQDGGLAVLFGNIAERGCVVKTAGVDDSILKFTGRARVFESQDSAVEGILANQIVAGDIVIIRYEGPKGGPGMQEMLYPTSYLKSKGLGAQCALLTDGRFSGGTSGLSIGHVSPEAAEGGAIGLVREFDTIEIDIPNRSINLKISDEELAERRAQMEAKGSRSWKPENRERYVSAALRAYGAMATSADKGAVRDVSQIER; from the coding sequence ATGCCCGACTACCGCTCCAAAACCTCCACCCACGGCCGCAATATGGCCGGCGCGCGCGCGCTGTGGCGCGCCACCGGCATGATGGAAACCGACTTCGGCAAACCCATCATCGCCATTGCCAACTCCTTCACCCAGTTCGTTCCCGGCCATGTGCATCTGCACAATATGGGCCAGCTCGTTGCCCGCGAGATTGAAAAAGCGGGCGCGGTGGCCAAAGAATTCAACACCATCGCCGTGGACGACGGCATCGCCATGGGGCACAGCGGCATGCTCTATTCGCTGCCCAGCCGCGACTTGATTGCCGACTCCATCGAATACATGGTCAACGCCCACTGCGCCGATGCGCTGGTGTGCATTTCCAACTGCGACAAAATCACCCCGGGAATGCTGATTGCTTCCATGCGCCTGAACATCCCCACCATTTTCGTATCCGGTGGGCCGATGGAAGCGGGCAAAGTGCTGGGAGTGGCCAATATCCAGCCCGAGCGCCGTTTGGACCTAGTCGATGCCATGATTGACGCCGCCGACGACAACGTCTCCGACGCCGCCATCGACGAAATCGAGCAAAACGCCTGCCCCACCTGCGGCTCCTGCTCCGGCATGTTTACCGCCAACTCGATGAACTGCCTCACCGAAGCGCTCGGCCTTTCCTTGCCGGGCAACGGCTCCTATCTCGCCACCCACGCCGGCCGCAAAGAGCTGTTTCTCGAAGCCGGCCGCATGATTGTCGATATCACCAAGCGCTACTACGAGCAAAACGACGAATCCGTGCTGCCGCGCAGCATCGCCACCAAAAAAGCCTTTGAAAACGCCATGACCATGGACATCGCCATGGGCGGTTCCACCAACACCATCCTGCACCTCTTGGCCGTTGCCCACGAAGCCGGCGTTGATTTCAAAATGGCCGACATCGACCGCCTGAGCCGCCAAGTGCCCTGCATCTGCAAAACCGCGCCCAACAACCACGACTACTATATGGAAGACGTGCACCGCGCCGGCGGCATTTTCGCCATTCTCAAAGAGCTCGACAAAGCAGGCAAACTGCACACCGACGTCTATACCATCCACGCGCCCACGCTCAAAGATGCGATTGAAAAATGGGACGTAACCAATCCCGAAAACACCCACGCCATCGAGCGCTTCAAAGCCGCACCCGGCGGCGTGCGCACCACCCAGGCCTTCTCGCAAAACCGTATGTGGAAAACGCTGGATTTGGATCGCGCCAACGGCTGCATCCGCGATGTCGAACACGCCTACTCGCAAGACGGCGGCCTGGCCGTACTCTTCGGCAACATCGCCGAGCGCGGCTGCGTGGTGAAAACCGCCGGCGTGGACGACAGCATTCTCAAATTCACCGGCCGCGCCCGCGTGTTTGAAAGCCAAGACTCCGCCGTCGAAGGCATTTTGGCCAACCAAATCGTTGCCGGCGACATCGTCATCATCCGCTACGAAGGCCCCAAAGGCGGCCCCGGCATGCAGGAAATGCTGTATCCCACCAGCTATCTCAAATCCAAAGGCCTCGGCGCCCAATGCGCCTTGCTTACAGACGGCCGCTTCTCCGGCGGCACATCGGGCTTGAGTATCGGCCACGTTTCCCCCGAAGCGGCCGAAGGCGGCGCCATCGGCCTGGTGCGCGAGTTCGACACCATCGAAATCGACATCCCCAACCGCAGCATCAACCTGAAAATCTCCGACGAAGAACTCGCCGAGCGCCGCGCCCAAATGGAAGCCAAAGGCAGCCGGTCATGGAAGCCGGAAAACCGCGAACGCTACGTCTCCGCCGCCCTACGTGCCTACGGCGCGATGGCCACCTCCGCCGACAAAGGCGCGGTGCGCGACGTATCGCAGATTGAGCGTTAA
- a CDS encoding TonB-dependent receptor domain-containing protein, with amino-acid sequence MQTNPRFPHFSLSLITLALCSGFAQAADGDASQEASGLETVHVRGQGVSATHRVNTRSIDESTATDMKDVLSAEPAVSFGGGNGTSQWVTIRGMGQDQIDVKVDDTYSDTQLFHHNGRFLFDPALVKVIGVQKGTGSASAGIGATSGAVIAQTIDAKDLLRDGQDFGFKVNAGVSSNKGWNRGFSAYGRAGGFDAVVAANWVTEKDYKPGKGYAPHDHSSRVHNSALGQRGLLGKISYNFNEDHRLTLSHRQEKTYGTRALREEFDFSQACKTRGRGGPIIYNPDGSCVPDTENNSPIYRTLTHDTTNLEYLGHNIGFISQAQANVYRKVMNRDEASGSQYELDAKVRTTGANLKLDSRLFDRHTLKYGINWRHQEAEPRTLKAGLNQEKKTDTGFYLEGIWDIEPVTLTTGLRYDRFNATFSNGKASGHNVNPSIGAIYDITPELSLNASLNYASRSPRLTEVALSGGRYSHISGDLKAERSRNAEVGVKYNWNNALSLNASYFNQQIKDVQAVKNLPTKDHYLYYNGGTLKNSGYELGAAYRWQGLTARAAMAYNKPKMDGASLDSIVTAIPMGRTWTTGLSYRFERPNLEIGWRGRYVQKSVYDTGTSQRGSGGTNTVRAGYGVNDIFANWKPTGKDNLNVNFAVNNVGNKLYKPHSQRSSARDGSSLPEVGRDFRLSVNYKF; translated from the coding sequence ATGCAGACAAACCCCCGCTTCCCCCATTTCTCCCTCAGCCTGATCACGCTCGCCCTGTGCAGCGGTTTTGCCCAAGCAGCCGACGGCGATGCCTCGCAGGAGGCTTCCGGCCTCGAAACCGTGCACGTGCGCGGCCAAGGCGTATCGGCCACCCACCGCGTGAACACCCGCAGCATCGACGAGAGCACCGCCACCGACATGAAAGACGTGCTCTCCGCCGAACCCGCTGTCAGCTTCGGCGGCGGCAACGGCACATCGCAATGGGTCACCATCCGCGGCATGGGTCAGGATCAAATCGATGTGAAAGTGGACGACACCTATTCCGACACCCAGCTTTTCCACCATAACGGCCGCTTCCTGTTCGATCCCGCGCTGGTGAAAGTGATCGGCGTGCAAAAAGGCACGGGCTCGGCCTCTGCGGGCATCGGCGCGACCAGCGGCGCGGTGATTGCACAAACCATTGATGCCAAAGATTTATTGCGCGATGGTCAAGATTTCGGCTTTAAAGTCAACGCCGGCGTGTCCAGCAACAAAGGCTGGAACAGAGGCTTCTCCGCCTACGGCCGCGCGGGCGGCTTCGATGCCGTTGTTGCCGCCAACTGGGTTACCGAAAAAGACTACAAACCGGGCAAAGGCTACGCGCCCCACGACCACAGCAGCCGCGTGCACAACAGCGCCCTCGGCCAACGCGGCCTGTTGGGCAAAATCAGCTACAACTTCAACGAAGACCACCGCCTCACCTTGAGCCACCGTCAGGAAAAAACCTACGGTACACGTGCCCTGCGCGAAGAGTTTGACTTCTCCCAAGCCTGTAAAACACGCGGACGCGGCGGCCCGATTATCTACAATCCCGACGGCAGCTGCGTACCCGACACCGAAAACAACAGCCCGATATACCGCACGCTGACCCACGACACCACCAACCTGGAATACCTCGGCCACAACATCGGCTTCATCAGCCAAGCCCAGGCCAACGTGTACCGCAAAGTGATGAACCGAGACGAAGCCAGCGGCAGCCAATACGAGCTGGATGCCAAAGTGCGCACCACCGGCGCCAACCTCAAACTCGACAGCCGCCTGTTTGACCGCCACACCCTCAAATACGGCATCAACTGGCGCCATCAGGAAGCCGAGCCGCGCACATTAAAAGCCGGTCTCAACCAAGAGAAAAAAACCGATACCGGCTTCTATCTCGAAGGTATTTGGGACATCGAACCCGTCACCCTCACCACCGGCCTGCGTTACGACCGCTTCAACGCCACCTTCTCCAACGGCAAAGCGTCCGGCCACAACGTCAACCCCAGCATCGGCGCGATTTACGACATCACGCCCGAACTCTCGCTCAACGCCAGCCTGAACTACGCCAGCCGCAGCCCGCGCCTGACCGAAGTTGCCCTTTCCGGCGGCCGCTATTCCCACATAAGCGGCGATTTGAAAGCCGAACGCTCGCGCAATGCCGAAGTCGGCGTGAAATACAACTGGAACAACGCCCTCTCGCTGAATGCCAGCTACTTCAACCAGCAGATTAAAGACGTTCAGGCTGTAAAAAACCTACCCACGAAAGACCATTACCTTTACTACAACGGCGGCACGCTGAAAAACAGCGGCTACGAACTGGGCGCGGCCTACCGCTGGCAGGGTCTCACCGCCCGCGCCGCCATGGCCTACAACAAGCCGAAAATGGACGGCGCCAGCCTCGACTCCATCGTCACCGCCATCCCGATGGGACGCACCTGGACAACAGGCCTCTCCTACCGCTTCGAGCGTCCGAATCTGGAAATCGGCTGGCGTGGCCGCTACGTTCAGAAATCGGTTTACGACACCGGCACCAGCCAGCGCGGCTCGGGCGGCACCAACACAGTGCGCGCGGGCTACGGCGTCAACGACATCTTCGCCAACTGGAAGCCCACCGGCAAAGACAACCTGAACGTCAACTTTGCCGTCAACAACGTCGGTAACAAACTGTATAAACCGCACAGCCAGCGCAGCAGCGCCCGCGACGGCTCGTCGCTGCCCGAAGTCGGCCGCGACTTCCGCCTGAGCGTGAACTACAAGTTCTGA